Part of the Juglans regia cultivar Chandler chromosome 14, Walnut 2.0, whole genome shotgun sequence genome, CTTGAGCTTACTTTGTCCTACAAAAATCCttgattttagttttctttttttcaatggCACTCTATAGCATAATCAACTCGGTAGCATCAAGACAAATTTTTGTTAACCCCACCGTGCACAATTGAACCACATATAAAGGTCATTATTTCAAGTTTGATACAATTTAATGTACCACTTTAATGTATCTAATCTAAAAGTCTTTCTTAACAGgctaaattatttataagaagGGACAAACCATTTGCTGCAAGCTTTCTTGTGCCCCAACAGTCATAACATCAGATTCAGAGTTCACctacaatatataaataggTTATATTTGACATATAGCACATGGATAAGGACATAAGCAAGCCAGTCTGTcaatgttgttttttatttatttatttttgataagcaaacctttcttttcttcgttggattcttttttttatttgtcttccCCGTGCTTCTACTTTGGTTGTCTTCTTCAATGCAGAGTAGACCATGTGTGTCTGATGTGCCAGCTTCTGTGAGGCTCTTACTAGAATTATTCATATTCACACAGGTTCCAAAAGCTTCATCTAGTGCACCCATTGCATAACTAAAACTGTCCAGAGAAAGAGATCCCTCTTCACTCAGTTTCATTGCGCGTTGACATAAATCATTGTATCGTTGTACCCTAGATTGTACTAGTCCCAATTCTTCTCCCGACAAATGCTTGCTCTTTGCATCTTTTGTCCACCGTTTCAAAATATATTGGGATGGGATGGCAGAAAGGCCACAAATTTGAAGAACAATCATTGCATGTCTACAAAGATAACCTTTGTACTCATATAACCCACATATACaggaaatttcagatttcatttcattatatataacaaaaaagtCTTGACtcctttcaaattcttgaactcGGAAAGTAATGACTGTATTATCATCTTGGCTTTCTCTTTTAGGATGACAAGCAACTACTCCTAGAAGCTCAGCCTGAAATTTCTTGAACACTGCATGTGTGTACACCCCTGAAACACTCTTCTCCAAAGGTGAAGGAGATTTTAATGCAGGCTGTTTGTTCCACGTGTCAGAATCTGCTTTGGCTTCCTCTTCATACCGATCTTGTAGAATTGATTCATACTGTTTCACAAATTCTTGAACAGTGGTCTTCTTATGCACATACTTATCAAAATAGGAATTAACACTTTCTGATCGCTGAACTGTACACAACCCAGCCAAACACACATCTTTCATGTATGTTGGCACCCATAATTTACGATCTTCATATAGTGACTGCATCCATTCATCCTCTTTGAGTTCAAATCTATCAAGAAATTTCCACCACcttttttcaaactcttcatTTGTCCATGACTTGAAGATGCATTTTTCAAGTTTTGccataaaattttcatgctgTTTGATTACAtgaccaaaattttcagaaaccTTCCCCAATATATGCCACAAACAAAAGCAATGACGAGCATCAGGAAAGACCTCCAAAACAGCTGATTTAATGGCTTTGTCATGGTCAGCAATTATTACTTTCGGAGCTTGCCCACCCATTGCTTTCAGCCACATCCGCATTAACCAAGAAAATGTTGCCACACTTTCATCTGATATCAAGGCACATCCAAGCAACATAAACTGATAGTGTTGATTCACCCCAACAAATAAAGCGAGAGGCATCTTATATTTGTTTCTAATGTAAGTAGTATCAAATGACACTACATCACTAAAAGTGTTATAGTCATGCCTACTTTTGGCATCAACCCAGAACAAATTTTTCAGCCGCTGATCTTCTCCCAGATCTACTGTGTAAAAGAAGTTAGAATTCATACTTTGCATCTGTGCAAAAAAATCAAGTAAAATCTTAGCATCTCCTGCCTCTAGTGCCGAATTCCGACCTTTATCGAATGGGTTTTTGGGGTCATTCTTGAGACCAACCACATTTTTGTATTCGGCAAATTGTCTAGCCATTGCAGCATACATCTTCCTTGTTTGTTCACTCACAGCCTGAGCTGGTAATAGCTCATGGTTATGCTCCTTGACGAAACTATGTATAACCCATTTTCCATCTGCCCTTCTCTTCACATGCATACTTGCTTTGCAGTCTGTCTTTGCACATGACCGTCGACCAGTCACATTTTCTGAATCTTGCTTGTTCTGTCTGGCACGTGGTCTATTGAAGGATTTGTCATACTCTCGCTTGGTCCCATATCGAGAACAAGCAAATTTGGCATCAATAAATTCTCTTGAAGTCTTAGAACGCCGGCTGTTTTGTATTGCAGTGTTGAATCCCATAGACCGAGCATATTCTTGATAGAATGAATAAGCTTCTCCATGAGATTCAAATTCCATACCAGAAAGAGGCTCAAGATTCGTATCCTCTTTAAACACTACCATATCCACTGTGGGAGAATTCAAATCCCCACCATCTTCAACACGTACGTCCATTCCAACATCAACCATATTTTCACCTTCTACATCTCCATTATGCAGTTTCTCATCACCATTCAAGATGTTATCGATTGCATTTGGTTCATCTTCCTTATCATGGTCGCCAGAAGGGAGTCTAAGATCTATGTCCATGATGAGAATAAATCACGCCTGGCAAATGACCATCCAATGTTACCTGATGAGGGGAGAGACAAACTAAAATCATGCAATTAACATTGATGAGAATTACACCAGTGGttaattaaatgaaagaatCTACTTTTCTTGATACATGCTTGACCTTCAAATAATCATGATAACAACGGGCCCCAAGATAATaatgaaagtaaaaaaagagTCTGTAAACTGCTTTTAAACACAGTTAATCAAAATATACCAAAAATGCCTAGCATGTTCTAACAAAGTGCATGCCACTCTTAACTcgttatttgaaaatattaaaggCAGCTAACTCCAGTTAAGTGCACTAAGGGCATATGAATTCTCACTGAGATGTGATTAACATTGATCAATATTATCCAACAGTCTTTAGCTGCAATAGTTGTGCACACAAGGTGAGTGCAGATTTGGGACTATGATTCAAGTCTTCAACTACTAGGCTCATAGCACTCAAGATTTTCTTGTAACAGCAGTTCAATCTGATCCAATCACCAGACAAGCAGAGCCAATCAAGgatataatatgtttttatgtaCTTAAAATAACTCACTACTGGAGAAAAGGAAATATGCATCCTTTGACTACATTCTTCATATGAAATAACTGTTTTCATCTAGATATATACATAAAGGGcgcacacccacacacacatatgTTTTAAAACACAGTTACAGAAAATATCTGGAGACCTTCAAACACTCTTAAAACCTTGAATCTGGCAAAGTTTGTCCCTTCTTGGTCCGGCTCACATTCTGCTCATGCTCACATTCTGAAACCTGCTTTGTGCTTCTAAACTGTGTCAATAGCTTTAGGTTCATTTGCTGAAAGGAACTTTGATATCCCagtcaaaatttaaaagtcTTCATTCTGCAGCAAGAAAGTATTAACCAAAATTAGAAGAACAATGATGCATCCGAAATGCAGCAAAATTTAATAACGAAAAATGTTgcctataaataattttaatgcttTCAAATCCATCGTCAAAACCAGAAAGGAACTGCACTCTTCAATTTCCACGTCTGCATTAGCATT contains:
- the LOC109017157 gene encoding protein FAR-RED ELONGATED HYPOCOTYL 3-like; protein product: MDIDLRLPSGDHDKEDEPNAIDNILNGDEKLHNGDVEGENMVDVGMDVRVEDGGDLNSPTVDMVVFKEDTNLEPLSGMEFESHGEAYSFYQEYARSMGFNTAIQNSRRSKTSREFIDAKFACSRYGTKREYDKSFNRPRARQNKQDSENVTGRRSCAKTDCKASMHVKRRADGKWVIHSFVKEHNHELLPAQAVSEQTRKMYAAMARQFAEYKNVVGLKNDPKNPFDKGRNSALEAGDAKILLDFFAQMQSMNSNFFYTVDLGEDQRLKNLFWVDAKSRHDYNTFSDVVSFDTTYIRNKYKMPLALFVGVNQHYQFMLLGCALISDESVATFSWLMRMWLKAMGGQAPKVIIADHDKAIKSAVLEVFPDARHCFCLWHILGKVSENFGHVIKQHENFMAKLEKCIFKSWTNEEFEKRWWKFLDRFELKEDEWMQSLYEDRKLWVPTYMKDVCLAGLCTVQRSESVNSYFDKYVHKKTTVQEFVKQYESILQDRYEEEAKADSDTWNKQPALKSPSPLEKSVSGVYTHAVFKKFQAELLGVVACHPKRESQDDNTVITFRVQEFERSQDFFVIYNEMKSEISCICGLYEYKGYLCRHAMIVLQICGLSAIPSQYILKRWTKDAKSKHLSGEELGLVQSRVQRYNDLCQRAMKLSEEGSLSLDSFSYAMGALDEAFGTCVNMNNSSKSLTEAGTSDTHGLLCIEEDNQSRSTGKTNKKKNPTKKRKVNSESDVMTVGAQESLQQMDKVSSRAVTLDSYYSTQQGMQGMVQLNLMAPTRDNYYGNQQTIQGLGQLNSIAPSHDGYYSAPQSMHGLGQMDFFRTPTGFTYGIRDDPNVRAAQLHDDASRHA